One Helicobacter pylori NCTC 11637 = CCUG 17874 = ATCC 43504 = JCM 12093 genomic window, CCACTCACGGCTTTTAGAAAGAGCGGCTAAACTTTGCGATGAAAAGGGTGCCGGCTCTTTGACCGCGCTCCCTATTGTGGAAACTCAAGCGGGCGATGTTTCAGCTTATATCCCTACGAATATCATTTCTATTACAGACGGGCAAATTTTCTTAGAAACGGATTTGTTTTATTCAGGGATCCGCCCGGCTATTAATGTGGGCTTGTCGGTTTCAAGGGTTGGAGGGGCCGCTCAAATCAAAGCGACCAAGCAGGTTTCAGGGACTTTACGCTTGGATCTAGCGCAATACAGAGAGTTGCAAGCTTTCACGCAATTCGCTTCTGATTTAGATGAAGCGAGTAAAAAGCAATTAGAAAGGGGGCAACGCATGGTAGAAGTGCTGAAACAAGCCCCTTATTCGCCCTTGCCTATTGAAAAGCAAGTGGTCATTATTTATGCTGGGGCTAAGGGCTTTTTAGATAGCGTGAGCGTGAAAAAAGTCGTGGATTTTGAAGAGCAACTGCACCCTTTCTTGGAAGCAAAATACCCCCAAGTTTTAGAAGAAATCCACACTAAAAAAGCGCTAGATAAGGATTTAGAAGCCATGCTAAGAAAAGTCTTAGAGGAATTTAAGCTCACTTATAGCGAGTAGGAGACGGCTAGAATATGGCGAATTTAAGAGACATTAGAAAGAAAATTGGAAGCGTTAAAAACACGCAAAAAATCACGCATGCGATGAAACTCGTTTCCACTTCCAAGCTAAGAAAAGCTGAAGAAGTTGCAAGAAATTCCAGAGCGTATGCACTAAAACTAGACGCTGTGTTTGATGATGTGCTATCCAAGATGAAAAATCAAGGGATTGAAGACATTCAAAGCAAGTATTTTAGGGAACTAGAAAGACTTGAAATCAAAAAAGTGGATATTATTTTTATCACAGCCGATAAGGGGCTTTGTGGGGGCTTTAACACCAATACCATTAAAAAAGTTTTAGCATGCACGAATGAATACAAAGAAAAAGACATTAAAGTGCGTTTGCGCGGTATTGGTAAAAAGGGTAATGAGTATTTTAGCTTTAACGGGATAGAGGTTTTAGACAAGATCAATAATTTGAGTTCTATGCCTAATTATGAACGCGCGCAGGAATTCATGAAAAAAGTGGTAGAGGATTATTTGAGTGGGAAAACCGATAAGGTGATCATCATTCATAATGGCTTTAAAAACATGATCAGTCAAGAAATAAGAGTCAAAACAATTTTGCCTATTGGGTATAAAATCATCCACCAAAACCCCCAGCCTAGTGAGACGCAAGAGACCATTACTAGCGAGCCAAGCGGGAGTGAAGATGAAATTTTAGACTCTTTAGCAGAAAAATATGTGGAGTATAGTTTATACTACGCTTTGATTGATTCTTTAGCCGCAGAGCATAGTGCTAGAATGCAGGCTATGGATACAGCGACGAATAACGCTAAAGATTTGGTTAAAACTTTAACCATTTCTTATAATAAAGCCAGACAAGAGGCGATTACGACCGAGCTAGTAGAAATCAATGCGGGCGTAGAAGCCCTAAAATAAAAATTACATTAAAATAAGGAGCGATGAAAGCGATGGAAGGTAAAATCATTCAGGTTTTAGGTCCTGTGGTAGATGTGGAATTTGAATCCTATCTACCGGCGATTTTTGAAGCGTTAGACATTAATTTTGAAGTTAATGGCGTTCAAAAATCTTTAGTTTTAGAGGTGGCAGCCCATTTGGGCGGTAATCGGGTGCGAGCGATTGCTATGGATATGACAGAAGGCTTAGTGCGTAACCAAGCCGTCAAAGCTCGTGGCAAAATGATTGAAGTGCCTGTGGGCGAAGAAGTGTTAGGGCGCATTTTTAATGTTGTGGGCGAGAGCATTGACAATTTAGAGCCTCTTAAGCCGTCCTTAACTTGGCCCATTCACAGAAAAGCCCCTAGTTTTGAGCAACAAAGCACTAAAACAGAAATGTTTGAAACCGGTATTAAAGTCATTGACTTGCTTGCACCTTATTCTAAGGGTGGTAAAGTAGGCTTATTTGGTGGGGCTGGCGTAGGCAAAACGGTGATCATTATGGAGCTTATCCATAATGTGGCTTATAAACATAACGGGTATTCGGTGTTTGCAGGTGTGGGGGAGCGCACCAGAGAAGGGAACGATCTGTATTTTGAGATGAAAGAAGGGGGCGTTTTAGACAAAGTCGCGCTGTGCTATGGGCAAATGAATGAGCCACCAGGTGCGAGAAACCGCATCGCATTCACCGGCTTGACGATGGCGGAGTATTTTCGTGATGAAAAGGGCTTAGATGTGTTGATGTTTATTGACAATATCTTTAGATACGCTCAAAGCGGTGCGGAAATGAGCGCGCTATTAGGCCGTATCCCTTCAGCGGTGGGGTATCAGCCCACGCTAGCCGGGGAAATGGGGAAACTTCAAGAGCGTATCGCTTCCACTAAAAATGGCTCTATCACTTCGGTTCAAGCGGTGTATGTGCCGGCCGATGACTTGACTGACCCAGCTCCTGCTTCGGTGTTTGCGCATTTGGATGCGACTACGGTGTTGAATAGAAAGATCGCTGAAAAAGGGATTTATCCGGCGGTGGATCCTTTGGATTCCACTTCAAGGATTTTAAGCCCTCAAATGATCGGTGAGAAGCACTATGAAATCGCTACCGGCATCCAGCAAGTTTTGCAAAAATACAAGGATTTGCAAGACATTATTGCGATTTTGGGCTTAGACGAATTGAGCGAAGAGGATAAAAAAACGGTTGAAAGGGCCAGAAAAATTGAGAAGTTTTTATCCCAGCCGTTTTTTGTGGCTGAAGTGTTTACGGGAAGTCCCGGTAAGTATGTGACTCTCCAAGAGACTTTAGAGGGCTTTGGAGGGATTTTAGAAGGTAAATACGATCATATTCCCGAGAACGCATTTTACATGGTGGGCAGCATTCAAGAGGTTTTAGAAAAAGCTAAAAACATGAAAAATTCCTAAGGGTTTTGTGATGGCTTTGTTGAAAATTAGTGTGGTAGTTCCTGAGGGGGAAGTCTATACAGGAGAGGTTAAAAGCGTTGTGTTGCCAGGAGTTGAAGGGGAATTTGGGGTGCTTTATGGGCATAGCAACATGATCACCTTGCTTCAAGCGGGAGTGATTGAGATTGAAACTGAAAACCAAAAAGAACACATTGCGATCAATTGGGGCTATGCAGAAGTGACTGGTGAGCATGTGGATATTTTAGCCGATGGGGCGGTCTTTATTAAAAGAGAATCAGATGACAGAGATGATGCTATCTCTAAGGCTAAAAAGCTTTTAGAGGACGCAAGCTCTGACAGGTTAGCGGTCTCTAGCGTGCTGGCTAAGATTGAGTCTCTTTAAGGGGATAATCATGTTAGATTCAATCGTTTATTTTTTCAATAAGAGCGGGTTTGTTACCACGCTTGTTTTAGTTTGGATTTCGCTTTATTTGGTGATGACTTTATGGGTCTTTTTGTATAAAAGCATTGTGTTAAAGATTGAACTCAAGCGCGAGATGCAATCTTTGTCTAACATTCTTAATGGGGCACAAGACGCTCCAGAGCATTTTATGTTTAATAAAAAAAGAAATGATGAGACCAAAAGGTATTCTAATGAATTGTTGCAGGCTTGGAAACATCAAGTTCTTAAGCAAAGCACGACGGGTCTAGTGGTGTTGAGCATCATCTCTTCTACAGCCCCCTTTATTGGTTTGTTTGGAACGGTGGTTGAAATTTTAGAAGCGTTTAACAATTTGGGCGCGTTAGGTCAGGCTTCTTTTGGGGTGATCGCGCCCATTATTTCTAAGGCTCTTATCGCCACCGCTGCAGGTATTTTAGCGGCCATTCCAGCCTATTCTTTTTACTTGATTTTAAAACGCAAGGTGTATGATTTATCGGTTTATGTGCAGATGCAAGTGGATATTTTGTCTTCTAAAAAATAAAGCTTTTAAGGGGATTTTATAAATATCTTAAATAGGGAGTTAGAAGGTTTTTATGAATTACGATAACTATTGGGATGAGGACAAACCAGAACTCAATATCACGCCTTTAGTGGATGTGATGCTTGTTTTGTTGGCTATTCTTATGGTAACGACGCCCACTCTCACTTATAAAGAAGAGATTGCTCTGCCTTCTGGTTCAAAAACTGCTAGAGCCACTCAAGATAAAATGATAGAGATCCGCATGGATAAAGACGCAAAAATCTATATAGATAGTCAAACCTATGAATACAACTCCTTCCCGGATACTTTCAACTTGCTTTCTAAGAAATACGATAAAGATACTAGGGTTAGTATCCGCGCGGACAAACGATTAACTTATGACAAAGTGATTTATTTGTTAAAAACGATTAAAGAAGCGGGTTTTTTAAAAGTTTCTTTAATCACAAGTCCTTAAAAAGTAGGGCTAATTTGCATGAGTAAGAGCGCGATCTTTGTTGTTTCTGGCTTTTTAGCGTTCTTGCTCTATGTTTTGTTGTTGTATGGTTTGTTGCTAGAAAGGCACAATAAAGAAGCGGAGAAAATCCTTTTGGATTTGGACAAAAAAAACGAACAAGTCATTGATTTGAATTTAGAAGATTTGCCAAGCGATGAAAAAAAAGATGAAAAAGTAGCTGAAAAAGTAGAAGAAAAAAAAGATGAAAAAGCAGTTGAAAAAAATGCAACTGATAAGGAGGGCGATTTTATTGATCCTAAAGAACAAGAAGAAAGCCTTGAAGATATTTTTTCTTCACTCAATGATTTTCAAGA contains:
- the atpG gene encoding ATP synthase F1 subunit gamma, with the translated sequence MANLRDIRKKIGSVKNTQKITHAMKLVSTSKLRKAEEVARNSRAYALKLDAVFDDVLSKMKNQGIEDIQSKYFRELERLEIKKVDIIFITADKGLCGGFNTNTIKKVLACTNEYKEKDIKVRLRGIGKKGNEYFSFNGIEVLDKINNLSSMPNYERAQEFMKKVVEDYLSGKTDKVIIIHNGFKNMISQEIRVKTILPIGYKIIHQNPQPSETQETITSEPSGSEDEILDSLAEKYVEYSLYYALIDSLAAEHSARMQAMDTATNNAKDLVKTLTISYNKARQEAITTELVEINAGVEALK
- the atpD gene encoding F0F1 ATP synthase subunit beta, which encodes MEGKIIQVLGPVVDVEFESYLPAIFEALDINFEVNGVQKSLVLEVAAHLGGNRVRAIAMDMTEGLVRNQAVKARGKMIEVPVGEEVLGRIFNVVGESIDNLEPLKPSLTWPIHRKAPSFEQQSTKTEMFETGIKVIDLLAPYSKGGKVGLFGGAGVGKTVIIMELIHNVAYKHNGYSVFAGVGERTREGNDLYFEMKEGGVLDKVALCYGQMNEPPGARNRIAFTGLTMAEYFRDEKGLDVLMFIDNIFRYAQSGAEMSALLGRIPSAVGYQPTLAGEMGKLQERIASTKNGSITSVQAVYVPADDLTDPAPASVFAHLDATTVLNRKIAEKGIYPAVDPLDSTSRILSPQMIGEKHYEIATGIQQVLQKYKDLQDIIAILGLDELSEEDKKTVERARKIEKFLSQPFFVAEVFTGSPGKYVTLQETLEGFGGILEGKYDHIPENAFYMVGSIQEVLEKAKNMKNS
- the atpC gene encoding ATP synthase F1 subunit epsilon, with translation MALLKISVVVPEGEVYTGEVKSVVLPGVEGEFGVLYGHSNMITLLQAGVIEIETENQKEHIAINWGYAEVTGEHVDILADGAVFIKRESDDRDDAISKAKKLLEDASSDRLAVSSVLAKIESL
- a CDS encoding MotA/TolQ/ExbB proton channel family protein — encoded protein: MLDSIVYFFNKSGFVTTLVLVWISLYLVMTLWVFLYKSIVLKIELKREMQSLSNILNGAQDAPEHFMFNKKRNDETKRYSNELLQAWKHQVLKQSTTGLVVLSIISSTAPFIGLFGTVVEILEAFNNLGALGQASFGVIAPIISKALIATAAGILAAIPAYSFYLILKRKVYDLSVYVQMQVDILSSKK
- a CDS encoding ExbD/TolR family protein; translation: MNYDNYWDEDKPELNITPLVDVMLVLLAILMVTTPTLTYKEEIALPSGSKTARATQDKMIEIRMDKDAKIYIDSQTYEYNSFPDTFNLLSKKYDKDTRVSIRADKRLTYDKVIYLLKTIKEAGFLKVSLITSP